The following proteins are co-located in the Rhodoligotrophos appendicifer genome:
- a CDS encoding ABC transporter permease: MFDVDDLYVLPVDEWIQNSVEWTALYLRPIFQAIKWPIETLLSFIEQSFQGVPFPIFILLFSLLAWLLASRGVALFSLVSLVFIAFIGVWPEAMTTLALITTAIVLCVTVGVPVGIFCARSDSVWRIVRPILDVMQTTPSFVYLVPVVMLFGVGTVPGEVAVIVAAIPPLIRFTNLGIRMVNEEMVEAGRAFGATERQLLWEVQLPLALPTILGGLNQTVLIAMVMSVIIAMIGAEGLGLVVLEGLGRLDVGRAGVGGISIVLLAIMLDRITQALAKPPGKQGGIMAAVSNLVRPGRDPVPGELELTSQSKQAA; encoded by the coding sequence ATGTTCGATGTTGATGACCTATACGTATTGCCCGTCGACGAATGGATTCAGAACTCTGTCGAGTGGACTGCGCTCTATCTGCGGCCGATCTTCCAGGCGATAAAGTGGCCGATCGAAACCCTTCTCTCGTTCATTGAGCAAAGCTTCCAAGGGGTACCGTTCCCGATTTTCATTCTGCTGTTCTCTTTGCTCGCCTGGTTGCTGGCCTCGAGAGGCGTCGCCTTGTTCAGCCTCGTATCCCTGGTCTTCATCGCCTTTATCGGTGTCTGGCCCGAAGCGATGACGACCTTGGCCCTGATTACCACGGCGATTGTGCTCTGCGTCACGGTGGGGGTTCCCGTCGGGATCTTCTGTGCTCGGAGCGACAGCGTCTGGCGGATCGTCAGGCCAATCCTCGACGTGATGCAGACCACGCCCAGCTTCGTGTACTTGGTGCCGGTGGTAATGCTCTTCGGTGTCGGCACCGTGCCGGGAGAGGTCGCCGTTATCGTCGCCGCCATTCCGCCGCTCATACGCTTCACCAATCTTGGAATTCGGATGGTGAATGAGGAGATGGTGGAGGCTGGCCGCGCATTTGGTGCGACCGAACGGCAGCTTCTCTGGGAGGTACAACTGCCGCTTGCCCTGCCTACTATTCTCGGTGGCCTGAACCAGACCGTGCTGATCGCCATGGTGATGTCAGTGATCATTGCGATGATCGGCGCCGAAGGCTTGGGATTGGTGGTTCTCGAAGGCCTTGGCCGCCTTGACGTTGGCCGCGCCGGCGTCGGCGGCATCTCGATCGTGCTCCTGGCGATCATGCTCGATCGCATCACCCAGGCATTGGCGAAGCCGCCCGGAAAACAGGGTGGGATCATGGCGGCCGTATCCAATCTCGTCCGCCCGGGCCGGGATCCTGTCCCGGGGGAGTTGGAGCTCACCAGCCAGTCCAAACAGGCCGCTTGA
- a CDS encoding quaternary amine ABC transporter ATP-binding protein, whose amino-acid sequence MTESRIDIRKVYKVFGTDPGRAMQMLKEGETKDTIHEKLDHVVALQDVSLSVPAGAIYMIMGLSGSGKSTLARCVNRLIEPSSGEILIDGEDVLTMREDRLRETRRSRISMVFQHFALLPNKSVVENVEFGLKLRGMGAKPRRKKAEEVLAVVGLASWAHHRPEALSGGMRQRVGLARALATDADILIMDEAFSALDPLIRSEMQDELLRLQRMLHKTILFITHDFQEALKLGTRIAIMQDGKVVREGSPQEIVLDPRSDYVSAFARDVDRSRLFDAHSVMKPAAGLQSDADLATADPSAPRFVVDKDRRVLGVVPMGVAAGNLTSSMSTDFGLVRGTDKLVEIAGRFGSNLPLAVVDDNGALIGSVDPLQVLGRIGTPQSSSNSPTAG is encoded by the coding sequence ATGACCGAAAGCAGAATTGATATCCGCAAGGTTTATAAGGTCTTCGGTACAGACCCTGGCCGCGCCATGCAGATGCTCAAAGAGGGTGAGACGAAGGACACCATTCATGAGAAGCTCGACCACGTCGTAGCGCTTCAGGATGTTTCGCTGTCGGTTCCTGCTGGCGCGATTTACATGATCATGGGTCTGTCTGGCTCCGGAAAATCGACCCTTGCCCGCTGCGTCAATCGCCTGATCGAGCCAAGTTCCGGGGAGATTCTGATCGACGGGGAGGACGTGCTCACAATGCGTGAGGACCGACTACGGGAAACCCGTCGCTCGCGCATTTCCATGGTCTTCCAACATTTTGCGTTGCTGCCCAACAAATCGGTGGTGGAGAATGTCGAGTTCGGTCTGAAGCTTCGCGGGATGGGGGCAAAGCCGCGGCGCAAGAAGGCTGAAGAGGTGCTGGCCGTCGTAGGGCTCGCCAGTTGGGCGCACCATCGTCCCGAGGCGCTCAGTGGCGGAATGAGGCAGCGGGTGGGGCTGGCCCGAGCATTGGCGACCGACGCCGACATCCTGATCATGGATGAGGCATTCAGCGCTCTTGATCCGCTGATCCGCAGCGAAATGCAGGACGAACTCTTGCGACTGCAGCGCATGTTGCACAAGACGATCCTGTTCATCACTCATGATTTTCAGGAAGCGCTGAAGCTCGGGACGCGCATCGCGATCATGCAGGACGGGAAGGTCGTTCGCGAGGGCTCCCCGCAGGAGATCGTACTCGATCCGCGGTCGGATTATGTCTCGGCATTTGCGCGCGACGTTGATCGTTCGCGCTTGTTCGATGCCCACTCTGTCATGAAGCCCGCCGCCGGTCTGCAAAGCGATGCCGACCTTGCAACGGCCGACCCGTCCGCGCCTCGCTTCGTGGTCGATAAGGACCGTCGGGTCTTGGGAGTTGTACCGATGGGGGTCGCAGCGGGAAACCTCACCTCGTCGATGTCCACTGACTTTGGCCTCGTCCGCGGTACCGATAAGCTTGTGGAAATCGCTGGGAGGTTTGGATCGAACCTTCCCCTGGCCGTTGTGGATGACAATGGCGCTTTGATAGGCAGCGTCGATCCATTGCAGGTGCTCGGTCGGATCGGCACTCCACAGTCATCCAGCAACTCTCCCACCGCAGGCTGA
- a CDS encoding LLM class flavin-dependent oxidoreductase, protein MKFSLSLHMERFSPDKDMTVVKNNLLALVRMADEGGFQTLWTPEHHAIEFMIAPNPFSVLTWWGDHTERVRLGTATIVAPYWNPLRLAGEAALCDHLTNGRLELGIARGAFQYEFDRLAGGLPQEQGGAHMREMVPAVKELWHGNYEHDGDIWRFPKSTSVPRPLQQPHPPIWVAARDPNTYDWAVKVGANIMATPLSSPMAEVTNLSNKFKKAVADNPQVSKPKFLMMRRACVYENPADWEVPVKLSIDYGRSFENLFHNIGTVDNGFPEKVSYDTVVNRGNYDPEVVREAMLFGTPDEIVEKLHAYEAAGVDEMVLGVCFNTPFEMQKKTIELMVREVMPEFSRRPEPTKKPSPVFA, encoded by the coding sequence ATGAAATTCTCTCTCTCCCTGCACATGGAGCGCTTCAGTCCTGACAAGGACATGACGGTCGTGAAGAACAACCTCCTCGCGCTCGTCAGGATGGCGGATGAAGGGGGCTTTCAGACCCTCTGGACCCCGGAGCATCATGCTATTGAATTCATGATCGCCCCGAACCCGTTTTCGGTCCTGACATGGTGGGGCGATCATACCGAACGCGTGCGCCTCGGCACGGCGACCATTGTCGCTCCCTATTGGAATCCTCTCCGTCTCGCTGGGGAGGCTGCCTTATGCGATCACCTCACCAACGGCCGTCTCGAACTCGGAATTGCGAGAGGCGCATTCCAATACGAGTTCGACCGTCTGGCCGGGGGGCTCCCTCAGGAACAGGGCGGCGCCCACATGCGCGAGATGGTACCGGCGGTAAAGGAACTTTGGCACGGAAACTACGAACACGACGGCGATATTTGGCGCTTTCCGAAGTCGACATCGGTGCCGAGACCGCTGCAGCAGCCCCACCCGCCGATCTGGGTGGCTGCGCGCGATCCGAACACCTATGATTGGGCTGTGAAGGTCGGTGCGAATATCATGGCGACGCCTCTGTCCTCTCCCATGGCCGAGGTCACCAATCTCAGCAACAAGTTCAAGAAAGCCGTGGCCGATAACCCACAAGTGTCGAAGCCGAAATTTCTGATGATGCGCCGCGCATGTGTGTATGAAAATCCCGCTGACTGGGAGGTTCCGGTAAAGCTCTCGATCGATTATGGACGCAGTTTCGAGAACCTGTTCCACAATATAGGAACGGTGGACAACGGTTTCCCGGAAAAGGTGTCGTATGACACTGTCGTCAATCGCGGCAACTACGATCCAGAAGTTGTCAGAGAGGCGATGCTGTTCGGCACTCCCGACGAGATCGTGGAGAAGCTTCATGCTTACGAAGCTGCGGGCGTTGATGAAATGGTGCTGGGGGTCTGCTTCAACACCCCGTTCGAGATGCAGAAAAAGACGATCGAGCTCATGGTCCGGGAGGTAATGCCCGAATTCTCCAGGCGCCCCGAGCCGACAAAGAAGCCGTCACCGGTTTTCGCTTGA
- a CDS encoding GntR family transcriptional regulator, whose translation MVNDAACGFRSLPERPAAQLQQQIAARLRELIHEGVLPPGDRLMEVAVAKLFGVSRSPARRALEILRQQGLLDKHPTRGFLVSGRSKMQGSSPGAVLEPVQLAQSRLWEGMYAEVEQHLLAAILFASVRISDRRLAEHFGVSRTVTRDLLAHMHGTGLISKERGGHWVSERITPERVHHLFAMRKLLEPHALRDAAPHVDPEYLIRARDHILATLAKHPLESSDFDRAETDLHIGILGYAPNKEILRALRPTHLLFAPTRHLHDPVLGIPTGLIEDALHEHLRIVELLLERKGTQAANVLHEHLEAAVSRWLKRLEFKRKSSDVSLPPYLTLLQ comes from the coding sequence ATGGTGAACGACGCCGCTTGCGGTTTCCGGTCGCTGCCTGAGCGGCCCGCCGCTCAGCTCCAGCAACAGATTGCGGCCCGCCTTCGCGAACTCATCCATGAGGGCGTCCTGCCGCCAGGGGACCGGTTGATGGAAGTGGCCGTTGCCAAGCTGTTCGGTGTCTCCCGGTCGCCCGCGCGGCGGGCTCTGGAGATTTTGCGGCAGCAGGGGTTGCTCGATAAGCATCCCACGCGGGGCTTCCTCGTTTCTGGTCGATCGAAGATGCAAGGCTCGTCTCCTGGGGCGGTCCTCGAGCCGGTTCAGCTGGCTCAGTCCCGACTTTGGGAGGGGATGTATGCTGAGGTTGAGCAACATCTGTTGGCGGCAATCCTGTTTGCGTCGGTCAGGATAAGTGACCGGAGGCTTGCCGAGCATTTCGGTGTGAGCCGCACCGTTACCCGTGACCTTCTTGCGCATATGCACGGGACGGGTTTGATCTCCAAGGAGAGGGGCGGTCACTGGGTGTCCGAAAGGATCACGCCGGAGCGTGTCCATCACCTGTTCGCAATGCGGAAGCTGCTCGAACCTCATGCCCTTCGCGATGCAGCGCCTCATGTTGACCCCGAATATCTCATCCGGGCGCGGGACCACATCTTGGCGACGCTTGCCAAGCATCCCTTGGAAAGCAGTGACTTTGATCGGGCGGAAACGGATCTGCACATCGGGATCCTGGGATACGCACCGAACAAGGAGATCCTGCGAGCGCTTCGACCCACGCATCTCCTCTTTGCGCCGACGCGCCATCTGCACGACCCGGTCCTGGGCATCCCCACCGGACTGATTGAAGACGCCTTGCATGAACATCTTCGCATCGTCGAACTCCTGCTCGAACGCAAAGGCACCCAGGCGGCAAATGTTCTTCATGAGCATCTTGAGGCGGCCGTCTCACGATGGCTGAAGCGCTTGGAGTTCAAGCGCAAGTCGTCCGACGTGTCCTTGCCGCCGTATCTGACCCTGCTGCAATGA
- a CDS encoding acetoacetate decarboxylase family protein, producing MFGDFKLHPNSGVNPPYSPAYPVEWWCTLRTLEVMTRVDQNKIGTLLADTPFELVNDRVAFRFMASPGHTLSVHAGRMFDLMITVAVRYEDIFTQTHIYMYCSDPMGIAAGRELFGYTKKDCHYSFEELKDGRVNSHVTRRGIPLADVAFTPDSTLPVVRLVDAEEQPAGEIHVRRLPHPERLETAYADVVYRRTPLKYSQPVPGRASLKLHASEFDPISALEPEILSAQFMTSSVYAGGFELEDRRLLKRLIP from the coding sequence ATGTTCGGAGACTTCAAGCTGCATCCCAATAGCGGCGTGAATCCCCCTTATTCACCGGCCTATCCAGTAGAGTGGTGGTGCACGCTACGAACGCTGGAGGTGATGACGCGCGTCGATCAGAATAAAATCGGCACCTTGCTCGCCGATACGCCATTCGAACTTGTCAACGACCGGGTAGCCTTCCGCTTCATGGCCTCTCCCGGACATACACTGTCGGTCCATGCAGGACGGATGTTCGATTTGATGATCACGGTTGCCGTCCGGTACGAGGACATCTTCACCCAGACGCATATCTACATGTATTGCAGCGATCCGATGGGCATCGCCGCCGGACGCGAGTTGTTCGGATATACAAAGAAAGATTGTCACTATTCTTTCGAGGAGCTGAAAGACGGTCGGGTCAACAGCCATGTGACAAGACGGGGGATCCCTTTGGCCGATGTCGCCTTCACCCCCGATTCCACGCTACCGGTCGTTCGCCTGGTCGATGCGGAAGAGCAGCCCGCCGGCGAGATCCATGTCCGCCGGCTCCCGCATCCGGAGCGTCTCGAAACGGCCTATGCCGACGTGGTTTACCGGCGAACACCGCTCAAGTATTCGCAGCCGGTCCCAGGACGCGCGTCCCTGAAATTGCATGCGTCGGAATTCGATCCCATCAGTGCACTCGAGCCCGAGATCCTAAGCGCGCAGTTCATGACGTCGAGCGTTTATGCTGGAGGTTTCGAGCTCGAGGACAGACGCCTCCTGAAGCGACTGATCCCTTAG
- a CDS encoding acetoacetate decarboxylase family protein: MSSTESPFIGPNPITFCVPDRSPLYKPLPRLYRNLRKLSVYARGDMAGIRKLVPPEFEPASDIVEFFVMHCPIVHDEADPTMGPRCYSEGGVVVSVSYKGKVGGHVAYEFVTTDDAMCGGREIMGYPKKFAEVELTESGKTMQGTVRRLGRDLIIASFEEADAAVEKPVVQPRYQVKRIPRADGMGYDVNQVVTIQVGNSKLLERRTGKATLSVGGHPNMDPLSELGIKDVVGAEFIVGEFDLGYGEILEDLLKR, encoded by the coding sequence ATGTCCAGCACTGAAAGCCCTTTCATCGGTCCGAACCCAATCACGTTCTGCGTCCCTGACAGGAGCCCCCTCTACAAGCCACTTCCCAGACTCTATCGCAACCTGCGGAAGCTCAGCGTCTACGCCCGTGGAGATATGGCCGGCATCCGAAAGCTCGTGCCGCCGGAATTCGAGCCCGCGTCAGACATTGTCGAGTTCTTCGTCATGCATTGTCCCATCGTCCATGACGAGGCCGATCCGACCATGGGGCCGCGCTGCTACAGCGAGGGCGGCGTCGTCGTCAGCGTAAGTTACAAGGGCAAGGTCGGAGGTCACGTCGCCTATGAATTCGTGACCACGGACGACGCCATGTGCGGCGGGCGCGAGATCATGGGTTATCCCAAAAAATTCGCAGAGGTCGAATTGACCGAGAGCGGAAAGACGATGCAAGGGACCGTCCGCCGCCTGGGACGAGATCTCATCATCGCCTCCTTCGAAGAGGCCGATGCAGCGGTGGAGAAGCCCGTGGTGCAGCCACGATATCAGGTCAAGCGGATCCCCCGGGCGGACGGCATGGGTTATGACGTCAACCAAGTCGTGACAATCCAGGTCGGAAATTCGAAACTTCTCGAGCGGCGCACGGGCAAGGCCACTCTGTCCGTGGGCGGACATCCGAATATGGATCCGTTGTCAGAACTCGGGATCAAGGACGTCGTCGGCGCCGAATTCATCGTTGGTGAATTCGATCTGGGCTACGGCGAGATCCTCGAAGATCTGCTTAAGCGCTAG
- a CDS encoding helix-turn-helix domain-containing protein: MTDDVSRTGRQDPYPVRMITSIGAEIRQVRRSKNLTIETIAERIDRSIAHVSKLERGLAEPSLRDLYALSEALEVPVGWFLNQRNPGAAEETGLIERNGSHRLYKQGGITTEVLSPVLGTGVEVMRSVFEPSASTPKRRSAHKKREDGYLLSGKLELFIDGKKFLLNAGDSYSYTTDSVHFCRNPDRDPAVLLWVTSDVKRG, from the coding sequence TTGACCGATGACGTTTCGCGGACCGGCCGCCAAGACCCATATCCGGTTCGGATGATCACCTCGATTGGCGCCGAAATCAGGCAGGTGCGACGGTCAAAGAACCTGACGATCGAGACGATAGCGGAACGCATTGATCGCTCCATTGCCCATGTTAGCAAGCTGGAGCGCGGCCTTGCTGAGCCGTCATTGCGGGATCTGTACGCTCTGAGCGAGGCCCTGGAGGTGCCGGTCGGTTGGTTTCTGAATCAGCGCAATCCGGGTGCCGCGGAAGAAACCGGCCTGATCGAACGGAACGGATCGCACCGCCTCTATAAGCAGGGCGGGATTACGACTGAAGTTCTGTCCCCTGTCCTGGGGACGGGGGTCGAGGTCATGCGATCGGTTTTTGAGCCGAGCGCATCCACCCCCAAACGGCGCTCCGCGCATAAGAAGCGAGAAGATGGCTATTTGCTCAGCGGCAAGCTGGAGCTCTTCATCGATGGCAAGAAATTCCTCCTGAACGCGGGAGACAGCTACAGCTACACCACCGACAGCGTTCATTTCTGCCGTAATCCAGATCGCGACCCCGCAGTTCTGCTGTGGGTGACGAGCGATGTTAAGCGCGGCTAA
- a CDS encoding acetoacetate decarboxylase family protein: MTSFDISRLYNRLPFNTTVPGKCPGLTSISFDCRVEASWLEANIADTPFTLVDDRVQISASDFSNHTVFPFLDVMVTAPVEYKGIRGGHPLVEFENKNRAVLGGREKWGYPKLYADIDFVHAHDGSVQVAVTMGGKKIMGMEWKAGEAPSAGAETPLKLAPHLLLKMLADPSRVGMGYVEILRRDTSSDHVLLEQKRGIGELTFGPWPEHEIDYCRLGDLKIKEIISAELSISDWFSSEKNGWAQLVERLT; this comes from the coding sequence ATGACAAGTTTTGACATTTCTCGCCTCTATAACAGGCTCCCCTTCAACACTACCGTGCCCGGCAAATGTCCGGGTCTGACCTCTATCTCCTTTGACTGCCGCGTGGAGGCCAGCTGGCTCGAAGCCAACATCGCAGACACGCCCTTCACCCTCGTGGACGACCGCGTGCAGATTTCAGCTTCCGACTTCAGCAATCACACCGTCTTCCCGTTTCTCGACGTGATGGTCACCGCTCCGGTGGAGTACAAGGGCATCAGGGGCGGCCACCCCCTCGTCGAATTCGAGAACAAGAACAGAGCGGTTCTGGGTGGCCGAGAGAAGTGGGGCTATCCAAAGCTGTATGCGGACATCGATTTCGTTCATGCGCATGACGGAAGCGTTCAAGTCGCCGTCACGATGGGCGGCAAGAAGATCATGGGAATGGAATGGAAAGCCGGAGAGGCGCCCAGCGCCGGGGCTGAGACACCCCTCAAACTGGCGCCGCATCTTCTTCTGAAAATGCTTGCCGACCCGTCACGGGTCGGGATGGGGTACGTGGAAATCCTGCGCCGAGACACGTCGAGCGATCACGTGCTGCTCGAGCAGAAGCGGGGCATCGGAGAGCTGACATTCGGGCCCTGGCCGGAGCACGAAATCGACTATTGCCGCCTTGGCGATCTGAAAATCAAGGAAATCATCTCCGCGGAGCTGAGCATCTCCGACTGGTTCTCCAGTGAAAAAAATGGGTGGGCTCAGCTTGTGGAGAGATTGACGTAA
- a CDS encoding transporter substrate-binding domain-containing protein, translating to MIKVFLRSALGSSRIAASATHATLLALSLSCGLSAASAQTATGGADPAVQAQVPEKYRSGITAVYDPQYPPSYYIDENNKMVGYVLDFQHAIATKLGIPVKEEQAKFSGIVAGILGGRYDFSAFHDTPERREKMDIADITRTGTSVMVRAGNPDGLDLYELCGHKIGATQGGAQYLELLPKLQAKCTEKGEPEIEVSVFAGPNEGSLAVKTGRIQGWLDGAPYIGYIIKNSNNEFEKTATSDVTGVSGFAFRKGDPMAPLFKQALQSMIDDGSYQKLMAEWKIPELALEKALINGQ from the coding sequence ATGATCAAAGTCTTCTTGCGATCAGCCTTGGGCAGCTCACGGATCGCTGCCTCTGCAACACACGCGACGCTGCTGGCTCTATCGCTGTCTTGCGGCTTGAGCGCCGCTTCCGCCCAGACCGCCACCGGAGGAGCCGATCCTGCGGTCCAGGCCCAGGTCCCGGAGAAGTATCGCAGCGGGATCACGGCGGTCTATGACCCGCAATATCCGCCGAGCTACTACATCGATGAAAACAACAAGATGGTGGGGTATGTGCTCGATTTTCAGCACGCCATCGCAACCAAGCTGGGCATCCCCGTCAAAGAGGAGCAGGCGAAATTTTCAGGCATCGTCGCGGGCATTCTTGGAGGCCGCTACGACTTCTCAGCCTTTCACGACACGCCCGAACGTCGCGAGAAGATGGACATCGCGGACATCACCCGGACAGGAACTTCGGTGATGGTGCGCGCTGGCAATCCGGACGGTCTGGATCTCTATGAGCTGTGCGGACACAAAATCGGTGCCACCCAGGGCGGCGCCCAATATCTGGAATTGCTTCCGAAGCTGCAAGCCAAGTGTACCGAGAAGGGTGAGCCTGAGATCGAAGTTTCCGTGTTCGCCGGGCCAAACGAGGGCAGCCTCGCCGTCAAAACAGGCCGCATCCAGGGATGGCTGGATGGTGCGCCCTACATCGGATACATCATCAAGAACAGCAACAACGAGTTCGAGAAGACCGCCACGTCGGACGTTACCGGAGTGTCAGGATTTGCTTTCCGCAAGGGCGATCCCATGGCCCCCTTATTCAAGCAGGCTCTCCAGAGCATGATTGACGACGGCTCGTACCAGAAGCTGATGGCCGAGTGGAAAATCCCCGAGCTGGCGCTGGAAAAGGCGCTGATCAATGGACAATAA
- a CDS encoding amino acid ABC transporter permease, whose amino-acid sequence MKSRDMKSTPDAASPAHPGAIETLGKTSLKIVRRREYGRWFADTVLALLVIGIVWSAVNNPNFQWDVVFKYLLNANILRGLLVTLELTVIAMGLGVALGIVLSLLMLSHDPWLRAFGASYIWLFRGTPLLVQLIFWFNISALYPEISLGIPGGPTFFSFSGNSITPFMAAVIGLTLHEAAYMAEIVRGGVLSVGHGQSEAAIALGMTRLQAFRRITLPQALRAIVPASGNQVILMLKTTSLVSVIALPELLYSAQIIYARTFEIIPLLVVASAWYLFMCSLLSIGQYFLERWFGKGFKKAY is encoded by the coding sequence GTGAAATCCAGAGACATGAAGTCGACACCGGATGCGGCGTCTCCGGCGCATCCGGGAGCCATCGAGACGTTGGGCAAGACCTCGCTCAAGATTGTCCGTCGGCGCGAATATGGGCGCTGGTTTGCAGACACCGTCCTGGCGTTGCTGGTGATCGGCATCGTCTGGTCGGCCGTCAACAATCCCAACTTCCAGTGGGACGTCGTCTTCAAGTACCTCCTGAACGCCAATATCCTCAGGGGATTGCTGGTCACGTTGGAGCTGACGGTCATCGCCATGGGCCTGGGCGTCGCCCTGGGCATCGTGCTCTCGCTGCTGATGCTTTCGCACGATCCCTGGCTGAGAGCCTTCGGAGCCTCCTATATCTGGCTGTTCCGCGGAACCCCGCTGCTCGTGCAGCTGATCTTCTGGTTCAACATTTCCGCGCTCTATCCCGAGATTTCACTGGGCATCCCCGGTGGTCCGACATTCTTTTCATTCTCGGGAAATTCGATCACGCCCTTCATGGCGGCCGTCATCGGTCTCACCCTGCACGAGGCCGCATATATGGCCGAAATCGTGCGAGGCGGCGTTCTCTCCGTGGGACATGGCCAGAGCGAGGCTGCGATCGCCCTGGGGATGACCCGACTGCAGGCTTTTCGGCGCATCACCCTGCCCCAAGCCCTGCGCGCGATCGTGCCCGCCAGCGGAAACCAGGTGATCCTGATGCTCAAGACGACCTCCCTGGTCAGTGTCATCGCCCTGCCGGAGCTGCTCTATTCGGCGCAGATCATCTATGCTCGTACGTTCGAAATCATCCCGCTGCTCGTCGTTGCCAGCGCGTGGTATCTGTTCATGTGTTCTCTGCTTTCGATCGGGCAGTACTTCCTCGAGCGATGGTTTGGAAAGGGCTTCAAGAAGGCCTACTAG
- a CDS encoding ATP-binding cassette domain-containing protein, whose product MASTEEPMVLAERVTKSFGSLQVLKGIDLEVGKGQVVCLIGPSGSGKSTFLRCINHLETINSGWLSVDGELVGYRREGNTLVELGGREAAARRSRIGMVFQHFNLFAHMTALKNVMEGPVAVRRMDKASARKLAMELLASVGLQDKVDAYPSQLSGGQQQRVAIARAMAMEPKLLLFDEPTSALDPELVGEVLEVMRNLARGGMTMIVVTHEMSFARDVADYIVFMDQGAVIERGTPDEVLSAPKHPRTREFLASV is encoded by the coding sequence ATGGCGTCAACAGAAGAGCCGATGGTCCTCGCCGAGCGAGTGACGAAATCCTTTGGCAGCCTGCAAGTCCTCAAGGGTATCGACCTGGAGGTCGGCAAGGGACAGGTCGTCTGCCTGATCGGGCCGTCCGGATCAGGCAAGTCGACATTCCTGCGCTGCATCAATCATCTGGAGACCATCAATTCCGGGTGGCTGTCCGTGGATGGCGAGTTGGTCGGCTACCGGCGCGAGGGCAATACTCTGGTGGAGCTCGGCGGGCGGGAAGCCGCAGCTCGACGATCCCGCATCGGAATGGTGTTCCAGCACTTCAACCTCTTCGCACATATGACGGCCCTGAAGAATGTCATGGAGGGCCCCGTCGCCGTCAGGCGGATGGACAAGGCATCCGCGCGGAAGCTTGCGATGGAACTCCTCGCAAGTGTCGGGCTGCAGGACAAAGTGGATGCCTATCCCAGCCAGTTGTCCGGCGGTCAGCAGCAGCGCGTGGCGATCGCCCGGGCCATGGCCATGGAGCCCAAGCTGCTGCTGTTCGACGAGCCCACATCCGCCCTCGATCCGGAACTCGTCGGCGAAGTCCTCGAAGTCATGCGGAACCTTGCCCGCGGCGGAATGACCATGATTGTGGTCACGCATGAGATGAGCTTCGCGCGCGATGTGGCGGATTATATCGTGTTCATGGATCAAGGCGCAGTGATCGAGCGAGGGACACCGGACGAGGTCTTGAGCGCTCCGAAGCATCCGCGGACGCGCGAATTTCTCGCCAGCGTGTAA
- a CDS encoding isocitrate lyase/PEP mutase family protein — MPDIRLKQRLHNGEFILAPGIYDLISALIADAMDFPALYVTGYGTVASYLGLPDAGIATYTDMINRISTMAERTRTPIIADADTGYGGLLNVRNTVRGYERAGVSALQIEDQQFPKKCGHTKNRRVIPASEMVDKIKVAVDTRNSEAFLLIARTDARTALGLNEALDRGHAYAEAGADILFIESPETEDELAQVGRSFSVPVLANMVDGGRTPILSADRLKELGFALAIHPGLGFLSAGSALRDAYAHLQAHGTSADLERPTYDFQAFNTLIGFEDVWAFEEKYRQD, encoded by the coding sequence ATGCCGGATATCCGCCTGAAGCAGCGCCTGCACAATGGCGAATTCATCCTCGCGCCCGGGATCTACGACCTCATCTCCGCGCTGATCGCAGATGCCATGGATTTCCCGGCTTTGTACGTCACGGGCTACGGTACCGTAGCCTCCTATTTGGGTCTGCCAGATGCAGGGATCGCAACCTATACCGACATGATCAATCGGATCTCCACCATGGCGGAGCGGACCAGAACGCCGATCATCGCCGATGCGGATACTGGCTATGGCGGGCTGCTCAATGTGCGCAACACGGTGCGCGGCTACGAGCGGGCCGGCGTCTCCGCACTTCAAATCGAGGACCAGCAGTTTCCCAAGAAGTGCGGGCATACGAAGAACCGGAGGGTCATTCCTGCGAGCGAGATGGTCGACAAGATCAAGGTGGCCGTGGACACGCGCAACAGCGAGGCGTTCCTGCTGATCGCGCGCACGGACGCCCGCACTGCGCTTGGGTTGAACGAAGCTTTGGATCGTGGGCATGCCTATGCCGAGGCCGGCGCTGACATCCTGTTCATCGAGTCTCCCGAGACGGAAGACGAATTGGCCCAGGTCGGGCGGAGCTTCTCGGTGCCCGTGCTTGCCAACATGGTCGATGGCGGACGCACCCCAATCCTATCGGCGGACAGATTGAAGGAGTTGGGCTTTGCTCTCGCCATTCACCCGGGCCTTGGCTTCCTCTCTGCCGGCAGTGCCTTGCGCGACGCCTATGCTCATCTCCAGGCCCACGGCACCAGTGCCGACCTGGAACGCCCGACGTACGATTTTCAGGCGTTCAACACATTGATCGGTTTCGAGGACGTCTGGGCTTTCGAAGAAAAATATCGTCAGGACTGA